One Streptomyces sp. ML-6 genomic region harbors:
- a CDS encoding cytochrome P450, with amino-acid sequence MSETPPFEGRPAAPAAPGQPINGTGPGVWDPEFFQNPYPTYAWLRENDPVRGITWPGPPGHAWLVTRYEDVHAGQADSRLRHDLTAFMAELGIPEPPAIGGDVARLLGRNLTLLDAPDHPRLRAVLSRFFTKRRIEGMRPRIEVLADGLLDDLAERAGDGPVDLIQDFAWKLPLTVVCELLGVPAEDHELFGYGTDASRDRGATGEYAAGAVVAVERLRALIGEKRANPADDAFTSFVRALDAGEFLDEDEVIAQAMLFVVAGHETTVDLLGNGIHALLSNPDQLKQLTADPSLVTNTVEEVLRYYPPTDIVTPQYTAEPIAFGDVEVDRHQIVILSRASANRDPKRYPDPERFDITRNTAGHLGFGHGPHYCVGGMTARIEGQTVFNRIFDRFPDLRHAGDPEQVRWKSNPVARGLVSLPVELGTPRRPGKTA; translated from the coding sequence ATGTCCGAAACTCCCCCGTTCGAAGGCCGGCCTGCGGCCCCGGCGGCTCCCGGACAGCCCATCAACGGCACCGGTCCGGGCGTGTGGGACCCGGAGTTCTTCCAGAACCCGTACCCCACCTACGCCTGGCTCCGTGAGAACGACCCGGTCCGCGGCATCACCTGGCCCGGCCCGCCCGGCCACGCCTGGCTCGTCACCCGCTACGAGGACGTCCACGCGGGGCAGGCCGACTCCCGGCTGCGCCACGACCTGACCGCCTTCATGGCCGAGCTCGGCATCCCCGAGCCGCCCGCCATCGGCGGCGACGTGGCGCGGCTGCTCGGCCGCAACCTGACGCTGCTGGACGCGCCGGACCACCCGCGACTGCGGGCGGTGCTCTCGCGGTTCTTCACCAAGCGGCGCATCGAGGGCATGCGGCCCCGCATCGAGGTCCTCGCCGACGGGCTGCTGGACGACCTCGCCGAGCGGGCCGGCGACGGCCCCGTCGACCTGATCCAGGACTTCGCCTGGAAGCTCCCGCTCACGGTCGTGTGCGAACTGCTGGGCGTCCCGGCCGAGGACCACGAACTGTTCGGCTACGGCACCGACGCCTCCCGCGACCGGGGCGCCACCGGCGAGTACGCGGCCGGGGCCGTCGTGGCCGTCGAGCGGCTGCGCGCCCTCATCGGCGAGAAGCGGGCCAACCCCGCCGACGACGCGTTCACCTCGTTCGTCCGGGCCCTGGACGCGGGGGAGTTCCTCGACGAGGACGAGGTGATCGCCCAGGCCATGCTGTTCGTGGTCGCCGGTCACGAGACCACCGTCGACCTGCTCGGCAACGGCATCCACGCCCTGCTGAGCAACCCCGACCAGCTCAAGCAGCTCACCGCCGACCCGTCGCTGGTGACGAACACGGTCGAGGAGGTGCTGCGCTACTACCCGCCGACCGACATCGTCACGCCGCAGTACACCGCGGAGCCCATCGCCTTCGGAGACGTCGAGGTGGACCGCCACCAGATCGTCATCCTGTCCCGGGCCTCCGCCAACCGCGACCCGAAGCGCTACCCCGACCCGGAGCGCTTCGACATCACCCGCAACACCGCCGGCCACCTGGGCTTCGGGCACGGTCCGCACTACTGCGTCGGCGGCATGACCGCCCGCATCGAGGGCCAGACGGTCTTCAACCGGATCTTCGACCGCTTCCCCGACCTGCGGCACGCCGGGGACCCCGAGCAGGTCCGCTGGAAGTCCAACCCGGTCGCCCGCGGCCTGGTCTCGCTCCCCGTGGAACTGGGCACGCCCCGACGGCCGGGGAAGACCGCATGA
- a CDS encoding non-ribosomal peptide synthetase: protein MTGPAAGPGDLTPDELHRLLVEWNDTDHKVVEATLTELFEAQAVRTPDAPAVAHGSTELRYAELGERANRLARLLVGRGAGPERFVAVALPKSVDLVVALLAVVKAGAAYLPLDPGHPAERIAGMLADVAPVALLTDAATLGALPETTAARVVLDDPATVTELAGHATGDLTDAERTAPLRPANPVFVIHTSGSTGRPKGVVVEHRSLNVYLAWARQAYGAVTGRALVHSPVAFDLTATGLYAPLTAGGCAHLVELHEGTAPDAAELPEATFVKATPTHLALLAALPDAYSPTGQLVLGGEALLGEALDEWRARRPDATVVNEYGPTETTIGCMEYRIEPGDAVPAGMVTIGRPIWNTRLYVLDERLAPVPPGTVGELYIGGELLARGYHARPALTAGRFVASPFAPGARMYRTGDLVRRRDDGQLDFIARTDDQVKVRGFRIELGEVEAALTGLPAIAAAAVSVHEERPGTKRLVAHVVPAEGAPVDAEALRTALAARLPEYMVPTAFVALEALPLTPNGKLDRKALPAPGTAAPVGGRAARGEHERRLCELFAEVLGEPDIGADTSFFAAGGDSVGAFTLVKKARLAGIGFGTKDVFTSPTPAALAALAVPVPTGDAEDRTPSATGGADLAGLADGLPDGTEVLAVSPLQDAMIRRAAAGTGPGPYTDQFSFPLSGAFDPEVMRRTLAVLLRRHPALRAVFRTGPDGNPVQLVVGEAGPVLHEVDLSALAGEEQRRELERLLRQDQDTPFDLAEPPLVRCTAVKLAPDSWRFVLSLAPLLLDGWSLPLVLGELWMTYMTGGDGAMLPPAPQDPPQREYAAWLAGRDTAATEDAWRVVLEGLPAPAPLVPAAPDTGRVTVVETTSLLPEDVTAALVARARAHDLTLNTLVTGAWALLLGRLTGREEQVFGVTVAGRPAELPGIDQAAGMFMNNLPVRLGWHGGEQVLDVLTRLQRGQAGLMAHQHISLARLMDIAGTDALFDTLVVFESQPTTTTPPPPPMPAGAPMPGGPGGPGAPEGMPPMPEGAPGAPGPGMPAGPPMPMGPGAPGAPEGMPPMPGGPAGPGMPPMPEGAPGAPGADMPAGPPMPMGPPMPGAPGMPPHLVQILGMEAHDAARVPLRFAVAPGPELGILAQYWSEAFEPGRMDRVQAQFLEVLTAFSQGLERSVDDTMTTVTGGTG, encoded by the coding sequence ATGACCGGGCCCGCCGCCGGACCGGGGGACCTCACCCCCGACGAACTCCACCGGCTGCTCGTCGAATGGAACGACACCGACCACAAGGTGGTCGAGGCCACGCTCACCGAGCTCTTCGAGGCGCAGGCCGTCCGGACCCCGGACGCGCCCGCGGTCGCGCACGGCTCCACCGAGCTCCGTTACGCGGAGCTCGGTGAGCGGGCCAACCGGCTGGCCCGGCTGCTCGTCGGGCGCGGGGCGGGGCCCGAGCGGTTCGTCGCCGTCGCCCTGCCGAAGTCCGTCGACCTCGTCGTCGCCCTGCTGGCCGTGGTCAAGGCCGGTGCCGCCTACCTGCCGCTGGACCCGGGCCACCCCGCCGAGCGGATCGCCGGCATGCTCGCCGACGTGGCCCCCGTGGCGCTCCTCACCGACGCCGCGACCCTCGGCGCGCTGCCGGAGACCACCGCCGCGCGCGTCGTCCTGGACGACCCCGCGACCGTGACGGAGCTGGCCGGGCACGCGACGGGAGACCTCACCGACGCCGAGCGGACCGCGCCGCTGCGCCCCGCCAACCCGGTCTTCGTCATCCACACCTCCGGATCGACCGGCCGTCCCAAGGGCGTCGTCGTCGAGCACCGCTCCCTCAACGTCTACCTGGCCTGGGCCAGGCAGGCGTACGGCGCGGTCACCGGCCGGGCCCTGGTGCACTCGCCCGTCGCCTTCGACCTGACGGCCACCGGGCTGTACGCGCCGCTCACCGCGGGCGGCTGCGCGCACCTGGTCGAACTGCACGAGGGCACGGCACCGGACGCCGCGGAGCTGCCCGAGGCCACCTTCGTCAAGGCCACCCCGACCCACCTCGCCCTGCTCGCGGCCCTGCCCGACGCCTACTCGCCCACCGGGCAGCTGGTGCTGGGCGGCGAGGCCCTGCTCGGCGAGGCGCTGGACGAGTGGCGCGCCCGCCGGCCCGACGCCACGGTCGTCAACGAGTACGGGCCGACCGAGACCACCATCGGCTGCATGGAGTACCGCATCGAGCCGGGCGACGCCGTCCCGGCCGGCATGGTCACCATCGGCCGCCCCATCTGGAACACCCGGCTCTACGTGCTCGACGAGCGGCTCGCCCCCGTGCCCCCCGGCACGGTGGGGGAGCTCTACATCGGCGGCGAGCTGCTGGCCCGCGGCTACCACGCCCGCCCCGCCCTCACCGCGGGACGGTTCGTGGCGAGCCCGTTCGCCCCCGGCGCGCGCATGTACCGCACCGGGGACCTGGTTCGGCGCCGGGACGACGGACAGCTGGACTTCATCGCGCGGACCGACGACCAGGTCAAGGTCCGCGGCTTCCGGATCGAGCTCGGCGAGGTCGAGGCCGCGCTCACCGGCCTGCCCGCCATCGCCGCGGCCGCGGTCTCCGTGCACGAGGAACGGCCGGGCACCAAGCGGCTGGTGGCCCATGTGGTGCCCGCCGAGGGCGCGCCGGTGGACGCCGAGGCGCTGCGCACGGCCCTGGCCGCCCGGCTGCCCGAGTACATGGTGCCCACCGCCTTCGTCGCGCTGGAGGCCCTGCCGCTCACCCCGAACGGCAAGCTCGACCGCAAGGCACTGCCCGCACCCGGCACCGCCGCCCCGGTGGGCGGCCGGGCCGCGCGCGGGGAGCACGAGCGGCGGCTGTGCGAACTGTTCGCCGAGGTGCTCGGCGAGCCGGACATCGGCGCCGACACCAGCTTCTTCGCCGCGGGCGGGGACAGCGTCGGGGCGTTCACCCTGGTCAAGAAGGCCCGCCTGGCCGGGATCGGGTTCGGCACCAAGGACGTCTTCACCTCGCCCACCCCCGCCGCCCTGGCCGCGCTCGCCGTACCGGTGCCCACCGGGGACGCGGAGGACCGGACGCCGTCCGCCACCGGCGGCGCCGACCTCGCCGGGCTCGCCGACGGGCTGCCGGACGGGACCGAGGTCCTGGCCGTCTCGCCGTTGCAGGACGCCATGATCCGCCGGGCCGCGGCGGGCACGGGCCCCGGCCCGTACACCGACCAGTTCAGCTTCCCGCTCTCCGGGGCTTTCGACCCCGAGGTGATGCGCCGGACGCTGGCCGTCCTGCTGCGCCGCCACCCCGCGCTGCGCGCCGTCTTCCGCACCGGTCCGGACGGCAACCCCGTCCAGCTCGTCGTCGGCGAGGCCGGGCCGGTCCTCCACGAGGTCGACCTCTCCGCCCTGGCGGGGGAGGAGCAGCGGCGGGAGCTGGAGCGGCTGCTGCGACAGGACCAGGACACGCCCTTCGACCTGGCCGAGCCGCCGCTGGTGCGGTGCACCGCGGTCAAACTGGCCCCGGACAGCTGGCGGTTCGTGCTGAGCCTGGCCCCGCTGCTGCTGGACGGCTGGTCGCTGCCCCTGGTCCTGGGCGAGCTGTGGATGACCTACATGACGGGCGGCGACGGGGCGATGCTGCCGCCCGCGCCGCAGGACCCGCCGCAGCGCGAGTACGCGGCCTGGCTGGCCGGCCGGGACACCGCCGCGACGGAGGACGCCTGGCGCGTCGTCCTGGAGGGGCTGCCCGCCCCGGCACCGCTGGTGCCCGCCGCACCGGACACGGGCCGGGTCACCGTCGTGGAGACCACGTCCCTGCTGCCCGAGGACGTCACCGCCGCGCTGGTCGCCCGGGCCCGCGCCCACGACCTGACCCTCAACACCCTCGTGACGGGCGCCTGGGCGCTGCTCCTGGGCCGGCTCACCGGCCGCGAGGAGCAGGTCTTCGGCGTGACCGTGGCGGGCCGCCCCGCCGAACTGCCGGGCATCGACCAGGCGGCCGGGATGTTCATGAACAACCTGCCGGTACGGCTCGGCTGGCACGGCGGCGAGCAGGTCCTCGACGTGCTCACCCGGCTCCAGCGCGGCCAGGCCGGCCTGATGGCGCACCAGCACATCAGCCTCGCCAGGCTCATGGACATCGCGGGGACGGACGCGCTGTTCGACACCCTCGTGGTGTTCGAGAGCCAGCCGACCACCACGACCCCGCCGCCCCCGCCGATGCCCGCCGGCGCACCGATGCCCGGTGGCCCCGGTGGCCCCGGCGCTCCGGAGGGTATGCCGCCGATGCCCGAGGGCGCGCCCGGTGCGCCCGGTCCGGGTATGCCCGCCGGTCCGCCGATGCCCATGGGCCCCGGTGCTCCCGGCGCTCCCGAGGGGATGCCGCCGATGCCCGGTGGTCCGGCCGGGCCCGGCATGCCGCCGATGCCCGAGGGCGCGCCCGGTGCGCCCGGCGCGGACATGCCCGCCGGTCCGCCGATGCCCATGGGGCCGCCGATGCCCGGCGCGCCCGGCATGCCGCCGCACCTGGTGCAGATCCTCGGCATGGAGGCGCACGACGCCGCCCGGGTCCCGCTCCGCTTCGCGGTGGCGCCCGGACCGGAGCTGGGCATCCTCGCCCAGTACTGGAGCGAGGCGTTCGAGCCGGGCCGGATGGACCGCGTCCAGGCCCAGTTCCTGGAGGTGCTCACCGCCTTCTCCCAGGGTCTCGAGCGGTCCGTCGACGACACGATGACCACAGTGACCGGAGGCACCGGATGA